A window of Dyella terrae contains these coding sequences:
- a CDS encoding sulfite exporter TauE/SafE family protein: MVGLLAQLVDGALGMAYGLVSNSILLAIGLPPAVASATVHTAEVVTTGASGASHAWFGNVRWKLFWRLAIPGAIGGVLGATVLARIPGEVIRPYVNAYLLILGVMVLLRAFGRRLTRHQVHHPGVLGFVAGLLDAIGGGGWGPLATSTLIARGGAVRGTIGSVNAAEFVVTICVSATLIAHIGIDHWTIVLGLLTGGVVAAPFAAWLVKHLPEKVVMLAVGLLISGISVFQLIRTLIS, from the coding sequence ATGGTCGGCCTGCTGGCCCAACTGGTCGATGGCGCCCTGGGCATGGCCTACGGGCTGGTTTCCAACTCCATCCTGCTCGCCATCGGCCTTCCCCCCGCCGTGGCCAGCGCCACCGTGCACACTGCAGAGGTCGTGACCACAGGCGCCTCCGGCGCGTCACATGCGTGGTTTGGCAACGTCCGCTGGAAACTGTTCTGGCGCCTCGCCATCCCCGGCGCCATCGGTGGCGTGCTGGGCGCCACGGTGCTTGCGCGCATCCCGGGTGAGGTGATCCGGCCCTACGTCAATGCCTACCTGCTCATCCTCGGCGTCATGGTGCTACTGCGCGCCTTCGGCCGACGCCTGACGCGGCATCAAGTCCACCACCCCGGCGTGCTGGGCTTCGTCGCCGGTCTGCTCGACGCCATCGGCGGCGGGGGCTGGGGCCCGCTCGCGACCAGCACGCTCATCGCTCGCGGTGGGGCCGTGCGCGGCACCATCGGCTCCGTCAATGCCGCCGAATTCGTGGTCACGATCTGCGTCTCCGCCACCCTGATCGCACACATCGGCATCGATCACTGGACGATCGTCCTGGGTCTCCTGACCGGCGGCGTCGTGGCCGCACCCTTCGCGGCGTGGCTGGTGAAGCATCTGCCGGAAAAAGTGGTGATGCTGGCGGTGGGGCTGCTGATTTCGGGGATCAGCGTGTTTCAGCTGATCAGGACGCTGATCAGCTAA
- a CDS encoding dermonecrotic toxin domain-containing protein, with amino-acid sequence MLLWIELAEQQVDEYFGSLEPVERQRYLALARRPALPDPLGPELKRIETMLCAHLKISSLGGYWVHTRLPGEAAKSSGITHFFVGMGVPTKPSGVATVSLADFIRHGVDATLPLRGGTAELFFSQSWINGDPTGARGSLLDLRAVVDAVREFDPGGLLDGWVERQLGGRRREEGLWPVFRQEVRDQFELALLEAQRSEAITLRDVALITRQVLSSSAGEGAHPIWRQVVVHLGGDEFDIPGCLFDIVDEHGLLRQFVYLPGCQDGELQLSAGGDELAQTITDALRNDLRAGRANWMLDLLSEQDRQAVMSAVKRQPVNEAGLNPLAKVLYDWLGRDNALKQVSVTIRSPPDEPVPLLEFLASARAKRLRDDARHAFKSNGMATWERSQQILGALGKEVLSILTLSVPGNVVFPGRNYIFMGAMAWNLRQLTYDATLSKWQDVVQSVTDLVDFVVASKGTAYLGRLGFRRSLPVGLHVGRGANGRLVVWAENDLARYSESILPAGSTPLGEGLWRTGRDVRAMVLASDGQVRYAKVMDEQGQYRLVHASLGGIAPLLRRGGDGFWRLHVDDAAGLSEARLLRRMLHPELRDLTDADLEHVVSASGTSRATLEAVWRGERMAPAGLAEAVISAADRLLARSLGTRLASSHYGALEPRAEYVVMARLADMAECELHVVDRHSDDSPIQFLPFGWDRRGDFLPVVRVVREGPWRYRAYADMLGPSVEPEDSLFQSVIRAREKVAVHRAITWPTHMSRTQSAAWLRHQTAQWFTDPANRGNVLAALHHRARRRKEVPLGEGDLRPVDYGPFIGGYPEARVEARRRHPELREEVLVELVKRWPEHPSGALSPEVIAWLDAVSAERREALAWMAIQSVDGLGMTLRAEALFIETVRQLPGYPADLSVAVRDAQGRLLRAWGNAQAEPGITIVRHSERGGSYTYQAQMPGNDRVDPMRRQHSLASVMLQGMDDGARGALGLPINDASALQRRIAAHVPRIRLDATTPVELFDPVPTAEQLRTFRMRNAIAASVAEADGIHRWKGGNFVIMGGHSYRVLRDAEASEAGDAIWRIVHDEGRAADVEYPRDASPSNVAIHRVYGDWRLAGAAHLWSPELSPHVMHMRVRAHRVLVKLNRASIRQPEARFYSIGARTYVRAGSEDGGDFFSVRLPEQDGVIEILNQSRSGEVRSHSYLQYVDGRWREYLGPVPDEFIGESRVGQLSTEALGNLRMMERERHFVGVINVHTRRIDIAPSYVMGKPGVLVERRLPDGMVYHVGPSANPVPMPISEFHVIGRIDGELRDTPGHQVLAKMMGQPLENFGGFSGYLSAQRVVRLKFTSWSLNPRHQPCSLGQCLGEAGDRPGSNVLPGFLRIPIIMQFRAAGYEVLG; translated from the coding sequence GTGTTGCTCTGGATCGAACTGGCGGAGCAGCAGGTCGATGAGTATTTCGGATCCCTCGAACCCGTGGAGCGGCAACGGTATCTCGCCCTGGCGCGAAGGCCCGCGTTACCCGATCCTTTGGGGCCTGAGTTAAAGCGCATTGAAACCATGCTTTGCGCTCATTTGAAGATCAGCTCGCTGGGCGGTTACTGGGTCCATACCCGTCTACCGGGAGAGGCCGCCAAGTCCAGCGGGATCACGCATTTCTTCGTGGGCATGGGAGTGCCAACCAAGCCTTCGGGTGTCGCCACCGTCAGCCTCGCCGATTTCATCCGGCACGGCGTTGATGCGACCTTGCCATTGAGGGGCGGGACCGCCGAGCTCTTTTTCTCGCAATCCTGGATCAATGGTGACCCGACCGGCGCGCGCGGTTCCTTGCTTGATCTGCGAGCCGTGGTTGACGCCGTTCGCGAGTTCGATCCGGGTGGCTTGTTGGATGGCTGGGTCGAGCGTCAGTTGGGCGGGCGACGTCGTGAGGAAGGCCTTTGGCCGGTATTTCGACAGGAGGTCAGGGATCAGTTCGAACTTGCGTTGCTCGAAGCGCAGCGCAGCGAGGCGATCACGCTGCGCGACGTCGCGCTGATTACCCGCCAGGTGCTTTCATCAAGTGCGGGCGAGGGCGCTCATCCCATCTGGCGTCAGGTAGTCGTGCATCTGGGTGGTGATGAATTCGACATCCCCGGCTGCCTCTTCGACATCGTCGATGAGCATGGCCTGCTTCGTCAGTTCGTCTACCTTCCGGGGTGCCAGGATGGCGAGCTGCAGCTGAGTGCTGGTGGTGATGAACTTGCACAAACCATCACGGATGCGTTGAGGAACGACCTTCGCGCCGGGCGCGCCAACTGGATGCTGGATCTGCTTTCCGAGCAAGACCGGCAGGCGGTGATGAGCGCCGTAAAAAGGCAGCCGGTGAACGAAGCCGGACTCAATCCGCTCGCCAAGGTGCTCTATGACTGGCTCGGTCGCGACAATGCGTTGAAGCAGGTCAGTGTCACGATTCGATCGCCGCCTGACGAACCCGTGCCGCTACTCGAATTTCTTGCCAGTGCGAGAGCCAAGCGATTGCGCGATGACGCCCGTCATGCGTTCAAGAGCAACGGAATGGCAACCTGGGAGCGTTCGCAGCAGATTCTTGGCGCTTTGGGCAAGGAAGTGCTGAGCATTCTGACGCTCTCGGTGCCGGGTAACGTGGTCTTTCCTGGACGCAACTACATCTTCATGGGGGCGATGGCGTGGAACCTCCGGCAGCTCACTTACGATGCAACGTTGTCGAAGTGGCAGGACGTCGTGCAGAGCGTCACTGATCTCGTCGACTTTGTCGTGGCGTCCAAAGGGACGGCTTATTTGGGTCGCCTGGGGTTTCGCAGGAGCCTGCCGGTGGGACTGCATGTCGGTCGAGGCGCCAATGGTCGGCTGGTGGTGTGGGCCGAGAACGATCTGGCGCGCTATAGCGAATCGATATTGCCTGCCGGTAGCACGCCGCTGGGTGAAGGTCTGTGGAGGACGGGGCGAGACGTGCGCGCCATGGTCCTCGCATCGGATGGCCAGGTCCGCTATGCCAAGGTGATGGACGAGCAGGGGCAGTACCGGCTTGTCCATGCGTCGCTTGGCGGCATCGCGCCGCTGCTTCGGCGCGGTGGTGATGGGTTTTGGCGGCTGCATGTCGATGACGCTGCGGGATTGAGCGAGGCTCGTCTTTTGCGTCGCATGTTGCATCCGGAGCTGCGGGATCTGACCGACGCGGATCTCGAACATGTGGTTTCTGCCAGCGGCACATCCCGCGCAACGTTGGAAGCCGTCTGGAGGGGTGAGCGGATGGCGCCGGCAGGCCTCGCCGAGGCGGTCATATCGGCCGCGGATCGCCTCCTTGCACGCTCCCTGGGCACGCGCCTGGCGTCATCGCACTACGGGGCGCTGGAGCCGCGCGCCGAATACGTTGTCATGGCGCGACTGGCTGATATGGCCGAGTGCGAGTTGCATGTGGTCGATCGTCACAGTGACGACTCGCCGATCCAGTTCCTGCCCTTTGGCTGGGACCGGCGGGGCGACTTTTTGCCAGTGGTCAGGGTGGTTCGTGAAGGACCCTGGCGATACCGCGCCTACGCTGACATGCTCGGCCCTTCCGTCGAGCCGGAGGACTCGCTCTTCCAGAGCGTGATCCGTGCGCGGGAAAAGGTGGCGGTGCATCGGGCGATCACGTGGCCAACCCATATGTCGCGCACGCAAAGCGCGGCGTGGCTGCGACATCAAACTGCGCAGTGGTTTACCGATCCCGCCAACCGGGGCAATGTGCTGGCGGCCTTGCATCATCGCGCGCGGCGCCGCAAGGAGGTGCCTCTGGGCGAAGGCGACCTGAGGCCTGTTGACTACGGGCCATTCATCGGAGGCTATCCGGAAGCGCGAGTTGAAGCCCGTCGACGCCATCCGGAATTGCGGGAAGAGGTTCTGGTTGAGCTGGTCAAGCGTTGGCCGGAACATCCCTCGGGCGCCTTGTCGCCTGAGGTGATTGCCTGGCTGGATGCCGTCAGTGCTGAGCGTCGGGAAGCGCTGGCGTGGATGGCCATTCAATCGGTGGATGGCCTTGGCATGACACTCCGGGCCGAGGCGCTCTTTATCGAAACGGTGCGGCAGCTTCCCGGGTATCCCGCCGACCTGAGTGTGGCCGTCCGCGACGCTCAAGGACGACTGCTGCGGGCGTGGGGTAACGCCCAGGCGGAGCCCGGTATCACGATCGTGCGGCACTCTGAACGCGGTGGCTCCTATACCTACCAGGCGCAGATGCCGGGAAACGATCGGGTCGATCCGATGCGACGGCAGCATAGTCTTGCCTCGGTGATGCTGCAGGGGATGGACGATGGCGCGCGTGGTGCCCTGGGTTTGCCGATCAATGACGCCTCGGCACTTCAGCGCCGCATCGCGGCGCACGTGCCTCGAATTCGCCTCGATGCGACAACGCCGGTGGAACTATTCGATCCGGTGCCCACTGCCGAACAACTTCGGACGTTTCGCATGCGGAACGCTATCGCCGCCTCGGTGGCAGAGGCCGACGGCATCCATCGTTGGAAGGGAGGCAACTTTGTCATCATGGGCGGTCACTCCTATCGCGTACTGAGGGATGCGGAAGCGAGTGAGGCGGGTGACGCCATCTGGCGAATCGTCCACGACGAGGGGCGTGCAGCGGATGTCGAGTATCCGCGCGATGCGAGCCCGTCGAATGTGGCGATCCACCGCGTCTACGGCGATTGGCGGCTGGCTGGAGCGGCCCATCTATGGTCGCCGGAGCTGTCGCCGCACGTGATGCATATGCGCGTTCGAGCGCACCGCGTTCTGGTCAAGCTCAACCGCGCATCGATTCGGCAACCTGAGGCGCGCTTCTATTCAATCGGTGCCCGCACGTATGTGCGGGCAGGTAGCGAGGATGGCGGAGACTTCTTCAGCGTCCGACTGCCTGAGCAGGACGGCGTCATCGAAATCCTCAATCAAAGTCGATCGGGCGAAGTGCGAAGCCACTCGTATCTTCAGTATGTCGACGGCCGTTGGCGCGAGTACCTCGGACCGGTTCCCGACGAATTCATCGGCGAAAGCAGGGTGGGCCAGCTGTCGACGGAAGCGCTGGGCAATCTCCGGATGATGGAGAGGGAACGCCACTTTGTTGGCGTGATCAATGTCCACACCAGGCGCATCGATATAGCGCCTTCCTATGTGATGGGCAAACCGGGTGTGTTGGTCGAGCGTCGATTACCCGATGGCATGGTGTATCACGTTGGGCCCAGTGCGAACCCCGTGCCCATGCCGATTTCGGAATTTCATGTGATTGGTCGCATCGATGGCGAATTGCGCGATACACCGGGTCACCAGGTGCTTGCCAAGATGATGGGGCAGCCGCTGGAAAACTTCGGGGGATTCAGTGGCTACCTGTCAGCCCAGCGCGTGGTGCGATTGAAGTTCACCTCCTGGTCGCTCAATCCGCGTCATCAGCCTTGCAGCCTGGGGCAATGCCTCGGAGAGGCAGGCGATCGGCCCGGCTCCAATGTGCTTCCTGGGTTCCTTCGCATTCCGATCATCATGCAGTTCCGCGCGGCGGGTTACGAAGTTTTGGGCTAG
- the trpC gene encoding indole-3-glycerol phosphate synthase TrpC, whose protein sequence is MTDILQRILARKTEEIAERSIRLPLSELSARVADMPETRGFAAAIEAKIDAGLPAVIAEVKKASPSKGIIRPDFHPADIARSYEKAGAACLSVLTDKDFFHGSEDFLRQAREACSLPVLRKDFVIDPYQVYEARAIGADCILLIVAALGDATLLELSLLAADLDLDVLCEVHDAEELERALALPVPLVGVNNRNLRTFETTLDTSIELQSLMEYDRILVSESGIHTPEDVERLRDAGINAFLVGEAFMRAADPGAELHKLFATT, encoded by the coding sequence ATGACCGACATCCTGCAACGCATCCTGGCCCGCAAGACCGAGGAAATCGCCGAGCGCAGCATCCGCCTGCCGCTGTCGGAGCTTTCGGCTCGCGTGGCCGACATGCCGGAGACCCGCGGCTTCGCGGCCGCCATCGAGGCGAAGATCGACGCGGGCCTTCCGGCCGTGATCGCCGAGGTGAAAAAGGCTAGTCCGAGCAAGGGCATCATTCGCCCGGATTTCCATCCGGCCGACATCGCGCGCAGCTACGAGAAGGCCGGTGCCGCGTGCCTGTCCGTGCTCACCGACAAGGACTTCTTCCATGGCAGCGAGGACTTCCTGCGCCAGGCGCGCGAAGCCTGTTCATTGCCCGTGCTGCGCAAGGATTTCGTGATCGACCCTTACCAGGTGTACGAGGCGCGCGCGATTGGCGCCGATTGCATCCTGCTGATCGTCGCGGCCCTGGGCGATGCGACGTTGCTGGAGCTGTCACTGCTGGCCGCCGACCTCGATCTGGACGTGCTGTGCGAAGTGCATGACGCAGAAGAACTGGAGCGCGCGCTTGCGCTACCGGTGCCGCTGGTGGGCGTGAACAACCGCAACCTGCGCACGTTCGAAACCACACTGGACACGTCCATCGAGCTGCAGAGCCTGATGGAGTACGACCGCATCCTGGTGAGTGAATCGGGTATCCACACTCCCGAGGACGTCGAGCGACTGCGCGATGCCGGCATCAATGCCTTCCTCGTCGGCGAAGCGTTCATGCGTGCCGCTGATCCGGGTGCCGAGCTGCATAAGTTGTTCGCCACGACGTAA
- a CDS encoding anthranilate synthase component II, with protein sequence MLLMIDNYDSFTFNLVQYLGELGQDVKVVRNDALDLAGIRALRPSHIMISPGPGTPNDAGVSLQVLTELAGEIPVFGVCLGHQAIGQAFGGKVIRAKQIMHGKTSPVRHRGQGVFAGLPDPFEATRYHSLVVEQGSLPDCLEVTAWTENADGSIDEIMGLRHKTLPIEGVQFHPESILTQHGHDLLRNFLGQPLKLAA encoded by the coding sequence ATGCTGCTGATGATCGACAACTACGACTCCTTCACGTTCAACCTCGTCCAGTACCTGGGTGAGCTGGGTCAGGACGTGAAGGTGGTGCGCAACGATGCGCTGGATCTGGCGGGTATTCGGGCGCTGCGGCCCTCGCACATCATGATCTCGCCGGGGCCGGGCACGCCCAACGATGCCGGCGTTTCCCTGCAGGTGCTGACCGAGCTGGCCGGGGAAATCCCGGTGTTCGGCGTATGCCTGGGCCACCAGGCGATCGGGCAGGCGTTCGGCGGCAAGGTCATTCGTGCCAAGCAGATCATGCACGGCAAGACGTCGCCGGTGCGCCATCGCGGGCAGGGCGTGTTCGCTGGCTTGCCGGATCCTTTCGAGGCGACGCGTTATCACTCGCTGGTGGTGGAGCAGGGTTCCCTGCCGGATTGCCTGGAAGTGACGGCGTGGACGGAGAACGCCGATGGCTCCATCGACGAGATCATGGGCCTGCGCCATAAGACGCTTCCGATCGAAGGCGTGCAGTTCCATCCCGAGTCGATCCTGACGCAGCATGGCCATGACCTGCTGCGCAACTTCCTTGGCCAGCCACTGAAGCTGGCGGCATGA
- a CDS encoding NAD(P)/FAD-dependent oxidoreductase: protein MSKVVDIDAVVIGAGMAGASVAYFLAPHVQVLVLEREEHAGFHSTGRSAALFSETYGSAQVRALSRATRPFLDRPPAGFAQHPILTPRGTVIIGNDAQEVDVHAMFDAMRGLTHDLALWTTKQVLDAVPVVRPEAARIGLYEPGAADIDVHELHQGFLRGLKARGGQLRTQVHIQSIERGPGHWYIDTGDTVYRTPLLLNAAGAWVDQVASMAGVAPLCIEPRRRSAFLFEGPQGIDASRWPFVIGADESFYFKPDAGLLLGSAANADPVLPHDVQPEELDIAMGIHRIEEATTMTIRRPTRTWAGLRSFVPDGDLVGGFAKDAPGFFWVAAQGGYGIQTSAAMGEACASLALGHGLPTHLEDSGLQAGMLAPRN, encoded by the coding sequence ATGAGCAAAGTGGTGGATATCGATGCGGTGGTGATCGGCGCAGGCATGGCCGGTGCATCGGTGGCGTATTTCCTGGCACCGCATGTGCAGGTGCTGGTGCTCGAGCGTGAAGAGCACGCGGGCTTTCATTCCACTGGCCGTTCGGCGGCGCTGTTCTCCGAAACCTATGGGTCCGCGCAGGTGCGTGCGCTCAGTCGTGCGACGCGTCCGTTTCTTGATCGTCCGCCGGCAGGCTTTGCGCAGCACCCGATCCTGACGCCCCGAGGCACGGTCATCATCGGTAATGATGCGCAGGAGGTCGATGTGCACGCCATGTTCGATGCCATGCGGGGCCTCACGCACGATCTGGCGCTGTGGACGACGAAGCAGGTGCTCGATGCCGTGCCCGTCGTGCGGCCTGAAGCTGCGCGCATTGGCTTGTACGAACCGGGCGCAGCCGACATCGATGTGCACGAACTGCACCAGGGATTCCTCCGCGGACTCAAGGCGCGCGGCGGACAGCTGCGCACCCAGGTACACATCCAGTCGATCGAGCGCGGTCCGGGGCATTGGTATATCGACACAGGCGACACCGTGTACCGCACGCCACTGCTGCTGAATGCGGCCGGTGCCTGGGTGGATCAGGTGGCATCGATGGCAGGCGTAGCGCCCCTGTGCATCGAGCCGCGGCGACGCTCGGCGTTCCTGTTCGAAGGACCGCAAGGGATCGATGCATCGCGCTGGCCGTTTGTCATCGGCGCCGACGAGAGCTTCTACTTCAAGCCTGATGCGGGGCTGCTGCTCGGATCGGCCGCCAATGCCGATCCCGTGTTGCCGCACGATGTGCAGCCCGAAGAACTGGACATTGCCATGGGCATCCATCGCATCGAAGAGGCCACGACGATGACGATTCGTCGCCCGACGCGAACCTGGGCCGGCCTGCGTTCGTTCGTGCCGGACGGTGACCTGGTGGGCGGTTTCGCCAAGGACGCACCCGGGTTCTTCTGGGTGGCGGCCCAGGGAGGGTATGGCATCCAGACCAGTGCCGCGATGGGTGAAGCCTGCGCTTCACTCGCGCTTGGTCATGGTTTGCCGACTCACCTTGAGGACTCCGGTTTACAGGCGGGCATGCTGGCACCGCGCAACTGA
- a CDS encoding haloacid dehalogenase-like hydrolase, with the protein MSTGDDSMEASTEVGATPCGPRTVLFDFDGVIFRGDAFSVFVRERYAGTFFRRLLLLPALPWMLLTWPISWRIPVRTLVHVALLGFSDKRYAATARAFGANLVRRPNQFHRDALQALRRHQAEGDRVVVVTGCELHVVTSILTELGLPDVEVLASEFRPGLLGMRVKLHNIGRRKVQKLHAAGIKEWHLAYSDSFADIPMLKPAAEAVLVNGTPKLCKKIERALGRTVSRVDWY; encoded by the coding sequence ATGAGTACAGGGGACGATTCAATGGAGGCGTCGACTGAGGTCGGCGCGACACCGTGCGGTCCGCGTACGGTGTTGTTCGATTTCGATGGCGTGATTTTTCGCGGCGACGCATTCAGCGTGTTCGTGCGCGAGCGTTACGCGGGCACATTTTTCCGCCGGCTCCTGTTGCTTCCGGCCTTGCCGTGGATGCTGCTCACCTGGCCGATTTCCTGGCGCATTCCGGTGCGTACGCTGGTGCACGTGGCGTTGCTTGGCTTCAGTGACAAGCGCTACGCCGCGACGGCACGCGCGTTCGGCGCGAATCTGGTGCGTCGTCCCAACCAGTTTCACCGCGATGCCTTGCAGGCGTTGCGCCGCCACCAGGCGGAGGGTGATCGCGTCGTCGTTGTGACGGGCTGCGAGCTGCATGTGGTGACTTCCATCCTCACCGAGCTGGGCCTGCCCGACGTGGAAGTGCTGGCCTCGGAGTTCCGTCCGGGCCTGCTCGGCATGCGCGTGAAGCTGCACAACATAGGCCGTCGCAAGGTGCAGAAACTGCATGCGGCGGGTATCAAGGAATGGCACCTGGCTTACAGCGATTCTTTCGCCGATATCCCGATGCTCAAGCCGGCAGCGGAGGCCGTGCTGGTCAACGGCACACCCAAGTTGTGTAAGAAGATTGAGCGTGCGCTGGGCCGGACGGTAAGTCGCGTCGACTGGTACTAA
- a CDS encoding dicarboxylate/amino acid:cation symporter encodes MSATSRVLAGLALGAVAGLALDAWDSGIAVQVADVVQPFGRLWLNALQMTVVPLVLALIVVGVNTATDAAASGRVARRAIGVFIVLLVVGALFAALAAPLVFNLFPRSPALADALGRAVAGSTANVPAVSWSEWLNGVVPSNALMAAAQSAMLPLVVFALFFGFAITRIDDKRRALIVEFFQAIAEAMIVIVRWVLLVAPLGVFALILSVCARAGLHMLGALGIYVLVECLLYLSVTAMMLPVAVIWGGEHVRRYVAALVPAQIVAASTQSSLASLPAMIESAGQRLGYPPHVTALVLPMAVSLFRLTSPVQYVTSACFIAWAFGMHLGPGPLVTGALLAVVISLGSVGLPGAVSFMATNLPVAQAMGVPVGPLGLMLAVDTLPDALATLGNVTGDITATSVVARQSRADGA; translated from the coding sequence ATGAGTGCCACCTCGCGTGTGCTGGCAGGGCTTGCCCTCGGTGCGGTGGCAGGTCTGGCGCTCGATGCCTGGGATAGCGGCATCGCCGTCCAGGTGGCCGATGTGGTCCAGCCGTTTGGTCGCCTTTGGCTCAACGCCCTCCAGATGACCGTCGTGCCGCTCGTGCTGGCGCTCATTGTCGTCGGCGTGAATACCGCCACCGATGCGGCGGCTTCCGGACGCGTCGCGCGTCGTGCCATCGGGGTCTTCATCGTCCTCCTGGTCGTCGGTGCGCTGTTTGCGGCGCTGGCTGCGCCCCTGGTATTCAACCTGTTTCCGCGCAGTCCGGCGCTCGCCGACGCCCTTGGTCGTGCGGTCGCCGGGTCGACGGCGAATGTGCCTGCGGTGAGCTGGTCCGAGTGGCTCAATGGCGTGGTGCCGAGCAATGCACTGATGGCTGCGGCGCAGAGCGCAATGCTTCCCCTGGTGGTCTTTGCACTGTTTTTCGGCTTTGCCATCACGCGCATCGATGACAAGCGTCGCGCCTTGATCGTCGAGTTTTTCCAGGCCATCGCCGAAGCGATGATCGTCATCGTGCGCTGGGTCCTGCTGGTCGCGCCGCTGGGCGTGTTTGCGCTGATCCTGTCGGTCTGCGCTCGCGCGGGGCTGCACATGCTCGGCGCGCTCGGTATCTATGTGCTGGTGGAATGCCTGCTTTACCTGTCGGTCACGGCCATGATGCTGCCGGTGGCGGTCATCTGGGGAGGTGAGCACGTGCGTCGCTATGTGGCTGCACTCGTGCCTGCGCAGATCGTTGCCGCCAGCACGCAGTCATCGCTGGCCTCGCTTCCGGCGATGATCGAAAGCGCGGGACAGCGTCTGGGTTATCCGCCTCACGTCACGGCCCTGGTCCTGCCGATGGCCGTCAGTCTCTTTCGGCTGACCAGTCCGGTGCAGTACGTCACGTCGGCGTGTTTCATCGCCTGGGCGTTTGGCATGCATCTTGGACCGGGCCCCCTGGTGACGGGTGCCCTGCTGGCCGTGGTCATCAGCCTGGGCTCGGTGGGTCTGCCGGGCGCCGTCAGCTTCATGGCAACCAATTTGCCGGTGGCGCAAGCCATGGGCGTGCCGGTGGGCCCGCTGGGTTTGATGCTGGCGGTCGATACCTTGCCTGACGCGTTGGCCACGCTCGGCAACGTCACGGGGGACATCACGGCAACCAGCGTGGTGGCACGTCAATCCAGGGCAGATGGCGCATGA
- the trpD gene encoding anthranilate phosphoribosyltransferase, which translates to MTITPQEALQRTIEHREIFHDEMIELMRQIMRGEVSPLMTAAIITGLRVKKETVGEITGAARVMRELSAKVDAPHHAHFLDIVGTGGDGASSFNISTASMFVAAAGGARIAKHGGRSVSSKSGSADVLEALGAVIDLQPAQVAQCMVDTDIGFMFAPNHHPAMKVVAPVRKEMGVRTLFNILGPLTNPAGAPNILMGVFHPDLVGIQVRVLQQLGAKHAMVVWGRDGMDEISLGAATLVGELRNGEVREYEVEPEDFGLSMASSRNLRVENAGESRAMLMEALEGRRGVPHDIVCLNAGAALYTADVVSSIAEGIELARNTIASGAARAKMDAFVAATRRLAEN; encoded by the coding sequence ATCACGATCACGCCGCAGGAAGCGCTGCAGCGAACGATCGAACATCGCGAAATCTTTCACGATGAAATGATCGAACTGATGCGTCAGATCATGCGCGGCGAAGTCAGCCCGCTGATGACGGCGGCGATCATCACCGGCCTGCGCGTGAAGAAGGAAACCGTGGGCGAGATCACCGGCGCGGCGCGCGTGATGCGCGAGCTGTCGGCCAAGGTGGATGCGCCGCACCACGCGCATTTCCTGGACATCGTCGGCACCGGTGGTGACGGCGCGTCGAGCTTCAATATTTCCACGGCATCGATGTTTGTCGCGGCTGCCGGCGGAGCGCGTATCGCCAAGCATGGCGGCCGCAGCGTGTCGTCGAAGTCGGGCAGCGCCGACGTGCTGGAGGCACTCGGTGCCGTGATCGACTTGCAGCCGGCGCAGGTGGCGCAGTGCATGGTTGATACGGATATCGGCTTCATGTTCGCGCCCAACCATCATCCGGCGATGAAGGTTGTTGCGCCCGTGCGCAAGGAAATGGGCGTGCGCACGCTGTTCAACATCCTTGGCCCGCTGACCAACCCGGCGGGCGCGCCGAACATCCTCATGGGCGTATTCCATCCGGATCTCGTCGGCATCCAGGTCCGTGTGCTTCAGCAGCTTGGCGCCAAGCACGCCATGGTGGTGTGGGGACGCGATGGCATGGACGAGATTTCGCTGGGGGCGGCCACCCTGGTGGGCGAGCTGCGCAACGGCGAAGTGCGTGAATATGAAGTGGAGCCGGAGGATTTCGGCCTGTCCATGGCCTCCAGTCGCAACCTGCGCGTGGAGAATGCCGGGGAGTCCCGCGCCATGCTCATGGAAGCGCTGGAAGGCCGTCGCGGCGTGCCGCACGATATCGTTTGCCTGAACGCGGGCGCTGCCCTGTACACCGCCGATGTCGTCTCTTCCATTGCCGAGGGTATCGAGCTGGCGCGAAACACCATTGCCAGCGGCGCGGCTCGTGCAAAAATGGACGCATTCGTGGCGGCGACCCGCCGCCTGGCGGAAAACTGA